One window from the genome of Tachysurus vachellii isolate PV-2020 chromosome 5, HZAU_Pvac_v1, whole genome shotgun sequence encodes:
- the ppp1r8b gene encoding protein phosphatase 1, regulatory subunit 8b has protein sequence MMAKNIPAEIPNFDCPSWAGKPPPGLHLDVVKGDKLIEKLIIDEKKFYLFGRNPDICDFTIDHQSCSRVHAALVYHKHLKRLFLIDLNSTHGTFLGHIRLEPHKPQQVPIDSTMSFGASTRVYIIREKPQSQANVSAGDKVGDDEELKGLLGLPEEETELENLTEFNTAHNKRISTLTIEEGNLDIQRPKRRRKSSRVSFNEDEEIINPEDVDPSVGRFRNMVQTAVVPLKKKKMESGYALGIKDSVTHHAHSFPMKGGLYGDLPPAGHEAHAAGGTMLGGLPLPNPAPEVDLDPDPPLPPIILNPTPVTGPYAPEGLSEPRKKKYAKEAWPGKKPTPSLLL, from the exons ATGATGGCAAAAAACATACCAGCAGAAATTCCTAATTTTGATTGTCCCTCGTG GGCAGGTAAACCACCTCCAGGGCTGCATTTGGACGTGGTAAAAGGAGACAAACTGATAGAG AAATTGATCATCGATGAAAAAAAGTTCTATTTGTTTGGAAGAAACCCAGACATTTGTGACTTCACCATTGATCATCAGTCATGTTCTCGTGTACATGCTGCACTTGTCTACCACAAACACCTAAAGAGGCTTTTTCTCATTGACCTTAACAGCA cacatggcACATTTCTTGGACACATTCGCCTTGAGCCCCATAAGCCTCAGCAGGTTCCTATCGACTCTACTATGTCTTTTGGTGCCTCCACACGTGTCTACATCATCCGGGAGAAACCTCAAAGCCAGGCTAATGTGAGTGCAGGAGACAAAGTGGGAGATGATGAGGAACTGAAAGGACTGCTGGGTCTTCCTGAGGAGGAGACTGAGCTGGAG AACTTGACCGAGTTCAACACTGCACACAACAAGCGCATCTCCACTCTTACCATAGAGGAGGGCAATCTGGATATTCAGAGGCCCAAGAGGAGAAGGAAAAGTTCAAGAGTGAGCTTCAATGAAGATGAGGAGATTATCAATCCAG agGATGTTGACCCCTCTGTTGGACGCTTCCGAAACATGGTGCAGACTGCTGTTGTTCCTTTAAAG aagaaaaaaatggagaGTGGCTATGCTTTAGGGATTAAGGACAGTGTCACACATCATGCACACAGTTTCCCCATGAAAGGCGGGCTGTATGGAGATCTCCCACCTGCCGGCCACGAGGCTCATGCTGCGGGGGGCACCATGCTGGGTGGACTTCCTCTACCCAACCCTGCTCCAGAGGTGGATTTGGACCCAGATCCTCCTCTGCCACCTATTATTCTCAATCCTACTCCTGTCACAGGCCCCTATGCTCCAGAGGGGCTCAGCGAACCCCGCAAGAAGAAGTACGCCAAGGAGGCATGGCCTGGCAAAAAACCCACTCCATCTTTACTTCTCTAG
- the LOC132845768 gene encoding cytochrome P450 4A7-like isoform X1: MELYDYFSKLATFNLEVFRLSHVFAVVCITYISAVLIKWSIKRKRWMRDLEQFPGPPGHWLLGHVTQFQQDGTDLDKLPKWGEQYPYAFPMQFSPDSLYLFVHHPAYVKPILATTGPKDNVSYRFLIPWIGEGLLVTAGQKWFRHRRLLTPGFHYDILKPYVKIMADSAQVMLDKWEVYARTEQTFELFQHVSLMTLDSIMKCAFSCQSNCQTESRSNPYIKAVYELCNLVNLRFRVFPYHNDIIFHMSPHGYRFRKACKIAHTHTAEVIRQRREILNKKKKQDEAQERRYLDFLDILLCARDEQQQGLSDEAIQAEVDTFMFEGHDTTASGISWIFYSMACNPEHQQKCREEIQQVLMGKDTIEWEDLSKIPYTTMCIKESLRMYPPVPGMGRKLAQPITFFDGRTVPAGQLIGISIYGIHHNPTVWENPKVFDPLRFLPENTAKRSPHAFVPFSAGPRNCIGQNFALNELKVVVAMTLKKYVLIKDPDHTPKMVPRLVLKSLNGIHLKIKLVEK, translated from the exons ATGGAGCTCTATGACTATTTCTCGAAACTAGCAACGTTTAACTTGGAAGTTTTTCGCTTGTCTCATGTCTTCGCAGTCGTGTGCATTACCTACATTTCAGCGGTTCTGATTAAATGGTCGATTAAGAGAAAACGGTGGATGCGTGATTTAGAGCAGTTTCCTGGACCTCCTGGTCACTGGCTACTCGGGCACGTTACACAG TTTCAGCAAGATGGAACAGATTTGGACAAGTTACCAAAATGGGGAGAACAATATCCCTACGCTTTCCCAATGCAGTTTAGCCCAGATAGTTTATATCTTTTTGTCCATCACCCAGCTTATGTCAAGCCCATTCTGGCAACAACAG GACCGAAGGACAATGTTTCATATAGATTTCTCATCCCTTGGATAG GAGAAGGTTTACTTGTTACTGCAGGACAGAAATGGTTTCGTCACAGACGACTCCTCACACCAGGCTTCCATTATGATATCTTGAAACCTTACGTGAAAATAATGGCAGATTCAGCACAAGTTATGCTG GACAAGTGGGAAGTGTATGCAAGAACAGAACAGACCTTTGAACTTTTTCAGCATGTTAGTCTGATGACATTGGACAGCATAATGAAGTGTGCATTTAGCTGCCAAAGCAACTGTCAGACAGAGAG CAGGTCCAACCCATACATAAAGGCAGTGTAtgaactgtgcaacctggtgaaCCTACGATTTCGTGTCTTTCCATATCACAATGATATCATCTTTCACATGAGTCCACATGGCTACAGATTCAGAAAAGCATGCAAAattgcacacactcatacag CGGAAGTCATaagacagagaagagaaattttaaataagaaaaagaagcagGATGAAGCTCAGGAGAGGAGATATTTAGACTTTCTGGATATCCTTCTATGTGCTCGT gaTGAGCAGCAGCAGGGCTTGTCAGATGAAGCCATCCAAGCCGAGGTGGACACTTTTATGTTTGAGGGACACGACACTACTGCCAGTGGCATCTCATGGATTTTCTACAGCATGGCCTGCAATCCTGAACATCAGCAGAAGTGCAGAGAGGAGATTCAGCAAGTGCTGATGGGAAAGGACACTATTGAATG GGAGGACCTCAGTAAAATACCATACACCACAATGTGCATTAAGGAATCTCTGCGCATGTATCCTCCTGTTCCGGGAATGGGACGAAAGTTGGCCCAGCCAATTACTTTTTTTGATGGAAGAACAGTTCCTGCAG gtcAGCTCATTGGAATAAGTATTTATGGGATTCATCACAACCCTACAGTCTGGGAGAATCCAAAG GTTTTTGATCCACTGAGATTTCTGCCAGAAAACACTGCTAAGCGATCACCCCATGCCTTTGTTCCTTTCTCGGCTGGACCAAG GAACTGCATTGGCCAGAACTTTGCTTTGAATGAGCTGAAAGTGGTCGTGGCTATGACGCTGAAGAAGTATGTTCTCATCAAAGATCCAGACCATACTCCTAAGATGGTCCCTCGACTAGTGCTCAAATCTCTCAATGGGATACACCTCAAGATCAAATTAGTGGAAAAGTGA
- the LOC132845768 gene encoding cytochrome P450 4A6-like isoform X2 has product MELYDYFSKLATFNLEVFRLSHVFAVVCITYISAVLIKWSIKRKRWMRDLEQFPGPPGHWLLGHVTQFQQDGTDLDKLPKWGEQYPYAFPMQFSPDSLYLFVHHPAYVKPILATTGPKDNVSYRFLIPWIGEGLLVTAGQKWFRHRRLLTPGFHYDILKPYVKIMADSAQVMLDKWEVYARTEQTFELFQHVSLMTLDSIMKCAFSCQSNCQTERSNPYIKAVYELCNLVNLRFRVFPYHNDIIFHMSPHGYRFRKACKIAHTHTAEVIRQRREILNKKKKQDEAQERRYLDFLDILLCARDEQQQGLSDEAIQAEVDTFMFEGHDTTASGISWIFYSMACNPEHQQKCREEIQQVLMGKDTIEWEDLSKIPYTTMCIKESLRMYPPVPGMGRKLAQPITFFDGRTVPAGQLIGISIYGIHHNPTVWENPKVFDPLRFLPENTAKRSPHAFVPFSAGPRNCIGQNFALNELKVVVAMTLKKYVLIKDPDHTPKMVPRLVLKSLNGIHLKIKLVEK; this is encoded by the exons ATGGAGCTCTATGACTATTTCTCGAAACTAGCAACGTTTAACTTGGAAGTTTTTCGCTTGTCTCATGTCTTCGCAGTCGTGTGCATTACCTACATTTCAGCGGTTCTGATTAAATGGTCGATTAAGAGAAAACGGTGGATGCGTGATTTAGAGCAGTTTCCTGGACCTCCTGGTCACTGGCTACTCGGGCACGTTACACAG TTTCAGCAAGATGGAACAGATTTGGACAAGTTACCAAAATGGGGAGAACAATATCCCTACGCTTTCCCAATGCAGTTTAGCCCAGATAGTTTATATCTTTTTGTCCATCACCCAGCTTATGTCAAGCCCATTCTGGCAACAACAG GACCGAAGGACAATGTTTCATATAGATTTCTCATCCCTTGGATAG GAGAAGGTTTACTTGTTACTGCAGGACAGAAATGGTTTCGTCACAGACGACTCCTCACACCAGGCTTCCATTATGATATCTTGAAACCTTACGTGAAAATAATGGCAGATTCAGCACAAGTTATGCTG GACAAGTGGGAAGTGTATGCAAGAACAGAACAGACCTTTGAACTTTTTCAGCATGTTAGTCTGATGACATTGGACAGCATAATGAAGTGTGCATTTAGCTGCCAAAGCAACTGTCAGACAGAGAG GTCCAACCCATACATAAAGGCAGTGTAtgaactgtgcaacctggtgaaCCTACGATTTCGTGTCTTTCCATATCACAATGATATCATCTTTCACATGAGTCCACATGGCTACAGATTCAGAAAAGCATGCAAAattgcacacactcatacag CGGAAGTCATaagacagagaagagaaattttaaataagaaaaagaagcagGATGAAGCTCAGGAGAGGAGATATTTAGACTTTCTGGATATCCTTCTATGTGCTCGT gaTGAGCAGCAGCAGGGCTTGTCAGATGAAGCCATCCAAGCCGAGGTGGACACTTTTATGTTTGAGGGACACGACACTACTGCCAGTGGCATCTCATGGATTTTCTACAGCATGGCCTGCAATCCTGAACATCAGCAGAAGTGCAGAGAGGAGATTCAGCAAGTGCTGATGGGAAAGGACACTATTGAATG GGAGGACCTCAGTAAAATACCATACACCACAATGTGCATTAAGGAATCTCTGCGCATGTATCCTCCTGTTCCGGGAATGGGACGAAAGTTGGCCCAGCCAATTACTTTTTTTGATGGAAGAACAGTTCCTGCAG gtcAGCTCATTGGAATAAGTATTTATGGGATTCATCACAACCCTACAGTCTGGGAGAATCCAAAG GTTTTTGATCCACTGAGATTTCTGCCAGAAAACACTGCTAAGCGATCACCCCATGCCTTTGTTCCTTTCTCGGCTGGACCAAG GAACTGCATTGGCCAGAACTTTGCTTTGAATGAGCTGAAAGTGGTCGTGGCTATGACGCTGAAGAAGTATGTTCTCATCAAAGATCCAGACCATACTCCTAAGATGGTCCCTCGACTAGTGCTCAAATCTCTCAATGGGATACACCTCAAGATCAAATTAGTGGAAAAGTGA
- the LOC132845767 gene encoding cytochrome P450 4A7-like isoform X1 — protein sequence MELYNYFVKLTPFNLEVFHFHKVLLAFCIIYISAVLIKWSIKRKWWMRALEQFPGPPGHWLLGHVTQFKEDGTDLEMIPKWGEQYPYAFPIQFSPDSLFLFVHHPSYVKPILATTGPKDDFGYRFVLPWIGEGLLVTAGQKWFRHRRLLTPGFHYDILKPYVKLMGDSAQVMLDKWEVYARTEQTFELFQHVSLMTLDSIMKCAFSCQSNCQTESRSNPYIKAVYELCNLVNLRFRVFPYHNNIIFHMSPHGYRFRKACKIAHTHTAEVIRQRREILNNNKKNQDDAQGKRYLDFLDILLCARDEQHQGLSDEAIQAEVDTFMFEGHDTTASGISWIFYSMACNPEHQQKCREEIQQVLMGKDTIEWEDLSKIPYTTMCIKESLRMYPPVPGMGRKLSKPITFFDGRTVPAGCVIGISIYGVHHNPTVWENPKVFDPLRFLPENTAKRSSHAFVPFSAGPRNCIGQNFALNELKVVVAMTLKKYVLIKDPDHTPKMVPRLVLRSLNGIHLKIKLVENEL from the exons ATGGAGCTCTATAACTATTTCGTGAAACTAACACCATTTAACTTGGAAGTGTTTCACTTCCATAAGGTCTTGCTAGCCTTTTGTATAATCTACATTTCAGCTGTTCTGATTAAATGGTCAATTAAGAGAAAATGGTGGATGCGTGCCTTAGAGCAGTTTCCTGGGCCTCCTGGTCACTGGCTTCTTGGACACGTTACTCAG TTCAAGGAAGACGGAACAGATTTAGAGATGATACCCAAATGGGGAGAACAATATCCCTATGCTTTCCCAATACAGTTTAGCCCAGatagtttatttctgtttgtccaTCATCCATCTTATGTCAAGCCCATACTGGCAACAACAG GACCAAAGGATGACTTTGGATATAGATTTGTCCTCCCTTGGATAG GAGAAGGTTTACTTGTTACGGCTGGACAGAAATGGTTTCGTCACAGACGACTCCTCACACCAGGCTTCCATTATGATATCTTGAAGCCTTATGTGAAATTAATGGGAGATTCAGCACAAGTTATGCTG GACAAGTGGGAAGTGTATGCAAGAACAGAACAGACCTTTGAACTTTTTCAGCATGTTAGTCTGATGACATTGGACAGCATAATGAAGTGTGCATTTAGCTGCCAAAGCAACTGTCAGACAGAGAG CAGGTCCAACCCATACATAAAGGCAGTGTAtgaactgtgcaacctggtgaaCCTACGATTTCGTGTCTTTCCATATCACAATAATATCATCTTTCACATGAGTCCACATGGCTACAGATTCAGAAAAGCATGCAAAATTGCACACACCCATACAG CGGAAGTCATAAGGCAGAGAAgagaaattttaaataataataagaagaaccAGGATGATGCCCAGGGAAAGAGATATTTAGACTTTCTGGATATCCTTCTATGTGCTCGT GATGAGCAGCATCAGGGCTTGTCAGATGAAGCCATCCAAGCCGAGGTGGACACTTTTATGTTTGAGGGACACGACACTACTGCCAGTGGCATCTCGTGGATCTTCTACAGCATGGCCTGCAATCCTGAACATCAGCAGAAGTGCAGAGAGGAGATCCAACAAGTGTTGATGGGAAAGGACACTATTGAATG GGAGGACCTCAGTAAAATACCATACACTACAATGTGCATTAAGGAATCCCTGCGCATGTATCCTCCTGTTCCGGGAATGGGACGAAAGTTGAGCAAACCTATTACTTTTTTTGATGGAAGAACAGTTCCTGCAG GTTGTGTTATTGGAATCAGTATTTATGGAGTTCATCACAACCCTACAGTTTGGGAGAATCCAAAG gtgTTTGATCCACTGAGATTTCTGCCAGAAAACACTGCTAAGAGATCATCCCATGCCTTTGTGCCTTTCTCAGCTGGACCAAG AAACTGCATTGGCCAGAACTTTGCTTTGAATGAGCTGAAAGTGGTCGTGGCTATGACACTGAAGAAGTATGTTCTCATCAAAGATCCAGACCATACTCCTAAGATGGTCCCTCGACTAGTGCTCAGATCTCTCAATGGTATACACCTCAAGATCAAATTAGTGGAAAATGAACTCTAA
- the LOC132845767 gene encoding cytochrome P450 4A6-like isoform X2: protein MELYNYFVKLTPFNLEVFHFHKVLLAFCIIYISAVLIKWSIKRKWWMRALEQFPGPPGHWLLGHVTQFKEDGTDLEMIPKWGEQYPYAFPIQFSPDSLFLFVHHPSYVKPILATTGPKDDFGYRFVLPWIGEGLLVTAGQKWFRHRRLLTPGFHYDILKPYVKLMGDSAQVMLDKWEVYARTEQTFELFQHVSLMTLDSIMKCAFSCQSNCQTERSNPYIKAVYELCNLVNLRFRVFPYHNNIIFHMSPHGYRFRKACKIAHTHTAEVIRQRREILNNNKKNQDDAQGKRYLDFLDILLCARDEQHQGLSDEAIQAEVDTFMFEGHDTTASGISWIFYSMACNPEHQQKCREEIQQVLMGKDTIEWEDLSKIPYTTMCIKESLRMYPPVPGMGRKLSKPITFFDGRTVPAGCVIGISIYGVHHNPTVWENPKVFDPLRFLPENTAKRSSHAFVPFSAGPRNCIGQNFALNELKVVVAMTLKKYVLIKDPDHTPKMVPRLVLRSLNGIHLKIKLVENEL, encoded by the exons ATGGAGCTCTATAACTATTTCGTGAAACTAACACCATTTAACTTGGAAGTGTTTCACTTCCATAAGGTCTTGCTAGCCTTTTGTATAATCTACATTTCAGCTGTTCTGATTAAATGGTCAATTAAGAGAAAATGGTGGATGCGTGCCTTAGAGCAGTTTCCTGGGCCTCCTGGTCACTGGCTTCTTGGACACGTTACTCAG TTCAAGGAAGACGGAACAGATTTAGAGATGATACCCAAATGGGGAGAACAATATCCCTATGCTTTCCCAATACAGTTTAGCCCAGatagtttatttctgtttgtccaTCATCCATCTTATGTCAAGCCCATACTGGCAACAACAG GACCAAAGGATGACTTTGGATATAGATTTGTCCTCCCTTGGATAG GAGAAGGTTTACTTGTTACGGCTGGACAGAAATGGTTTCGTCACAGACGACTCCTCACACCAGGCTTCCATTATGATATCTTGAAGCCTTATGTGAAATTAATGGGAGATTCAGCACAAGTTATGCTG GACAAGTGGGAAGTGTATGCAAGAACAGAACAGACCTTTGAACTTTTTCAGCATGTTAGTCTGATGACATTGGACAGCATAATGAAGTGTGCATTTAGCTGCCAAAGCAACTGTCAGACAGAGAG GTCCAACCCATACATAAAGGCAGTGTAtgaactgtgcaacctggtgaaCCTACGATTTCGTGTCTTTCCATATCACAATAATATCATCTTTCACATGAGTCCACATGGCTACAGATTCAGAAAAGCATGCAAAATTGCACACACCCATACAG CGGAAGTCATAAGGCAGAGAAgagaaattttaaataataataagaagaaccAGGATGATGCCCAGGGAAAGAGATATTTAGACTTTCTGGATATCCTTCTATGTGCTCGT GATGAGCAGCATCAGGGCTTGTCAGATGAAGCCATCCAAGCCGAGGTGGACACTTTTATGTTTGAGGGACACGACACTACTGCCAGTGGCATCTCGTGGATCTTCTACAGCATGGCCTGCAATCCTGAACATCAGCAGAAGTGCAGAGAGGAGATCCAACAAGTGTTGATGGGAAAGGACACTATTGAATG GGAGGACCTCAGTAAAATACCATACACTACAATGTGCATTAAGGAATCCCTGCGCATGTATCCTCCTGTTCCGGGAATGGGACGAAAGTTGAGCAAACCTATTACTTTTTTTGATGGAAGAACAGTTCCTGCAG GTTGTGTTATTGGAATCAGTATTTATGGAGTTCATCACAACCCTACAGTTTGGGAGAATCCAAAG gtgTTTGATCCACTGAGATTTCTGCCAGAAAACACTGCTAAGAGATCATCCCATGCCTTTGTGCCTTTCTCAGCTGGACCAAG AAACTGCATTGGCCAGAACTTTGCTTTGAATGAGCTGAAAGTGGTCGTGGCTATGACACTGAAGAAGTATGTTCTCATCAAAGATCCAGACCATACTCCTAAGATGGTCCCTCGACTAGTGCTCAGATCTCTCAATGGTATACACCTCAAGATCAAATTAGTGGAAAATGAACTCTAA
- the LOC132845767 gene encoding cytochrome P450 4A6-like isoform X3: MIPKWGEQYPYAFPIQFSPDSLFLFVHHPSYVKPILATTGPKDDFGYRFVLPWIGEGLLVTAGQKWFRHRRLLTPGFHYDILKPYVKLMGDSAQVMLDKWEVYARTEQTFELFQHVSLMTLDSIMKCAFSCQSNCQTESRSNPYIKAVYELCNLVNLRFRVFPYHNNIIFHMSPHGYRFRKACKIAHTHTAEVIRQRREILNNNKKNQDDAQGKRYLDFLDILLCARDEQHQGLSDEAIQAEVDTFMFEGHDTTASGISWIFYSMACNPEHQQKCREEIQQVLMGKDTIEWEDLSKIPYTTMCIKESLRMYPPVPGMGRKLSKPITFFDGRTVPAGCVIGISIYGVHHNPTVWENPKVFDPLRFLPENTAKRSSHAFVPFSAGPRNCIGQNFALNELKVVVAMTLKKYVLIKDPDHTPKMVPRLVLRSLNGIHLKIKLVENEL; the protein is encoded by the exons ATGATACCCAAATGGGGAGAACAATATCCCTATGCTTTCCCAATACAGTTTAGCCCAGatagtttatttctgtttgtccaTCATCCATCTTATGTCAAGCCCATACTGGCAACAACAG GACCAAAGGATGACTTTGGATATAGATTTGTCCTCCCTTGGATAG GAGAAGGTTTACTTGTTACGGCTGGACAGAAATGGTTTCGTCACAGACGACTCCTCACACCAGGCTTCCATTATGATATCTTGAAGCCTTATGTGAAATTAATGGGAGATTCAGCACAAGTTATGCTG GACAAGTGGGAAGTGTATGCAAGAACAGAACAGACCTTTGAACTTTTTCAGCATGTTAGTCTGATGACATTGGACAGCATAATGAAGTGTGCATTTAGCTGCCAAAGCAACTGTCAGACAGAGAG CAGGTCCAACCCATACATAAAGGCAGTGTAtgaactgtgcaacctggtgaaCCTACGATTTCGTGTCTTTCCATATCACAATAATATCATCTTTCACATGAGTCCACATGGCTACAGATTCAGAAAAGCATGCAAAATTGCACACACCCATACAG CGGAAGTCATAAGGCAGAGAAgagaaattttaaataataataagaagaaccAGGATGATGCCCAGGGAAAGAGATATTTAGACTTTCTGGATATCCTTCTATGTGCTCGT GATGAGCAGCATCAGGGCTTGTCAGATGAAGCCATCCAAGCCGAGGTGGACACTTTTATGTTTGAGGGACACGACACTACTGCCAGTGGCATCTCGTGGATCTTCTACAGCATGGCCTGCAATCCTGAACATCAGCAGAAGTGCAGAGAGGAGATCCAACAAGTGTTGATGGGAAAGGACACTATTGAATG GGAGGACCTCAGTAAAATACCATACACTACAATGTGCATTAAGGAATCCCTGCGCATGTATCCTCCTGTTCCGGGAATGGGACGAAAGTTGAGCAAACCTATTACTTTTTTTGATGGAAGAACAGTTCCTGCAG GTTGTGTTATTGGAATCAGTATTTATGGAGTTCATCACAACCCTACAGTTTGGGAGAATCCAAAG gtgTTTGATCCACTGAGATTTCTGCCAGAAAACACTGCTAAGAGATCATCCCATGCCTTTGTGCCTTTCTCAGCTGGACCAAG AAACTGCATTGGCCAGAACTTTGCTTTGAATGAGCTGAAAGTGGTCGTGGCTATGACACTGAAGAAGTATGTTCTCATCAAAGATCCAGACCATACTCCTAAGATGGTCCCTCGACTAGTGCTCAGATCTCTCAATGGTATACACCTCAAGATCAAATTAGTGGAAAATGAACTCTAA